The region GTACTTGTTTATATTGAACTTCCTGTATGTCTCGTTCGGGTTGCTTGGAATTTCATACTTTCCAATTGATTTCAGTCGATTGAATAGGGCTTTGGATATTTGATAGGCTATTTTCCCGAAATCAGCGTTTATATGGGTGGCGTATTTGTAGTAGTTCTTAATCCCCATCACATATATATTGTACTTTGTGACGGTGTGGGCATTCGAGTTTTTCTGAATCCCTCGGATTAGTTCTCTAAGCCGTGTCTTTATCTTCTCGACTTTCTCGTCTGCCACAAAAGTGTTCGCCACATAGCTGTTTCGCTTCTTTACTGCCTTGATTTTAAATCCCAGGAAGCTTGACGGCTTCTTTCTGAGGTTGGTGATTTGGGACTTCTCCGTTGATATTTCGAGCTTTAGGTTGTTCCTTAGGTAGTCCTTTACGGCGTGATATATCTTAACCGCCGTCTGATGGCTTCTGGTGAATATTTTGAAGTCATCTGCATAGCGCACTATATACATTTCTTTTAGGTTGCTTCTGCTTTTCAGCTGTAGCAGTTTGCTCCTTTGGTGCTTGTATTTGTATCTTGTGTTGAAGCTCTCCCACTGGTCGCCTATCCACCAGTCCAGCTCGTTTAGGACGATATTGGAAAGCAGTGGCGACAGAATGCCCCCTTGAGGGGTTCCCTTCTTGGGCACGCCCTCGCCCTTTATCGGGGCTTTGAGCATTTTTCCGACTATCTTTAGGACTCTCCTGTCTTTGACCCCTATGTCGTACATCTGCTTGAGCAGTTTTGTATGGTTGACGTTGTCAAAGAAACCCTTTATGTCTATATCAACTACGTGATGCAAGCCGTTCATGTTTATCAGAAACTGGCTTCGTCCCATTGCGTGGTGCGCCGACCTGTTCGGTCTGAACCCGTATGAATGGTTGTGAAATCGGGCTTCGCATATCGGCTCAAGAACCTGCTTGAACATCTGCTGAATCAGCCTGTCTTTCATAGTGGGTATCCCGAGGGGCCTCGTCTTGCCACCGCTCTTGGGTATCTCCACCCGCCTTATCGAGTCGGGCTTGTAGTCCTCAAGCGTGGCTCTTATCTCGCTTAGAAACTCTGACTCGTCCTTGATTTTGTAGTCTGATATGGTCAGTCCATCCGTGCCCTTGGTTTTGCTACCTGTATTGGCCTTTATGTTCCTGTATGCCAGAAGTATGTTTTCTCTCGACACTATGGCTTCGTAGAGCTTGAGTCCGTCTGTGGCTCTCTTTCTGCTCCTATTGTACAGCCAATCGAAAGTCTTCTGCATACCGTAGTATTCGTTGTATCGTAGTGCTGTGCTCATCGATGGTTTGTATTCTCCCTTGCTTTAAGGTCCCATCATCTTACCTGACCCTATGAGCTTGGTCTTCCTAGTCTAGATTTCAAAACTTGAGACTTGGGGCTATCCCTCCACTATGTTTCCATAGCTTCATCGGTACTGTGCCCCTACTCTCACAGAGATAAGTCCATTTCGGCTTCCGCCTTATTGAAACCAGCCCGATTAGCAGTCGTTTGAGTAGCTGTTCTCTGCTTTCCACGTTCCGATTAACTTAGCTT is a window of Andreesenia angusta DNA encoding:
- the ltrA gene encoding group II intron reverse transcriptase/maturase yields the protein MSTALRYNEYYGMQKTFDWLYNRSRKRATDGLKLYEAIVSRENILLAYRNIKANTGSKTKGTDGLTISDYKIKDESEFLSEIRATLEDYKPDSIRRVEIPKSGGKTRPLGIPTMKDRLIQQMFKQVLEPICEARFHNHSYGFRPNRSAHHAMGRSQFLINMNGLHHVVDIDIKGFFDNVNHTKLLKQMYDIGVKDRRVLKIVGKMLKAPIKGEGVPKKGTPQGGILSPLLSNIVLNELDWWIGDQWESFNTRYKYKHQRSKLLQLKSRSNLKEMYIVRYADDFKIFTRSHQTAVKIYHAVKDYLRNNLKLEISTEKSQITNLRKKPSSFLGFKIKAVKKRNSYVANTFVADEKVEKIKTRLRELIRGIQKNSNAHTVTKYNIYVMGIKNYYKYATHINADFGKIAYQISKALFNRLKSIGKYEIPSNPNETYRKFNINKYRTYKVDGVYLHPVADVQTNHIMNYTQDICNYTEKGRQLVYKRLKPSVTKEINRLMKRVYMYNTVELSDNKLSVYSAQKGICPITGEFLYAEEVEIHHIKPRQYGGTDEFANLTAIHRDAHKLIHVIDKEAIDRYMKKLNLNVKQIERVNRYRRECNLTSID